ACGTGAGGACAGTGCCCGCTGATGGGCTGTCCCATTCCATGCGGCAGTGTTGTCCCTACATTGGCAATCGACGTGCCGGCCAGTGTGTCGGCCCATGCCATTTGTGATCGCAGTTCAACGTTCCCTAAATCATCAATCAGTTTCGGGAGGGCGGCTGCCAGAATCCGAATGCCCTCCAGTGCCAGTAAATCAATGTAGGGTGTGTGATTGATGTTGATGTACGACTCAAATAAATGCGTAAAAACATCAAAACCTGTGGACGCCGTTACTGATTTTGGAACCGTGCACATGAGTTCGGGATCAACGATCGCTGTACGGGCAAATAATTGATCCCTGTTCCATAATGCCGACTTGAAATTTTTTGTTTCATCCGTAATCACTGCACAACAGGACATGTGACTTCCTGTACCCGATGTCGTGGGGATCATGATCATGGGCAGTGTCTTGTCTGTAGGCTGTTTTTCACAGAAATATAAATAGTCCATCGCGGTGCCTTCATGAGTAGATGCGACCGCAATGGCTCGCGCGGTATCGCAAGAACTGCCTCCTCCCATGGCAATCATGAGATCCACTCCTTCGCTGCGAGCAATGGATGCCCCTTCCTGCACATCGATGAGGCGGGGATTGGGATGAACTTTATTGAACTCAACGACATCAATTCCGACGCCTCGCAGGCTCTCAATAGCCGTAATAATCGCTCCGGAAAGAAAGTTTTTTACATTTGGATCAGCCACCAGCATGGCTTTGTTGCCATATTGCTTTGCCACGCGACCAACCTCCTTGAGCCTGCCTGCACCAAAGATTAAATGGGTTGGTTGGTATTGATTAAACGAATTCATATACCTTGAAGCCTTTCTGGTAATTCTGATTTTTTCCGCGATTTGATGGTGTAAGGTATATGCTATCGCCTAACTATTTTGAATGGTTGTAATTGTCCGTGAGATGGATATTATTGACTTTATAATGAATTGATCATAAATTCCTAACCATGAATATAGACAAGCTTTCCAACGATCTCATTACTGCATCTCTTTCAAATGCAAAGTATTACTTCCTTCAGACGAACCCGCGAAACGTCGATCCCATTGAAGTGGTCTGCGGGGGAAGAGAGGAGTGCGATGGTAATTATTATGTTTCACGAGAAACATTCCGTTATCACTGCATTGAATACACTGCTGTGGGAGAAGGACTGCTAACCCTTAATGGCAAAGAGTATACATTATCGCCTGGCACCATATTCCATTACGGACCGGGTATTTCGCATACGATCAGAGCAAAAAACAACGGCGAGATGGTAAAATATTTTATCGATTTCTGCGGATATGAAGCGGGGAATATGATCTATAACAGTCCGCTTTCCCAGCGGGAGCCTTTGCGCGTCACGACGCCGCAGCGTATCTATGAAATATTTGAAAATCTACAGCGAACCGGCATCGAGCATACTGATTTTTCCACCTATATCTGTGCGACGCTGTTAAACTTGCTCATTCTGCGTATTCGTGAACGCGCGGTGCCCTACAGTGTTTCCGATGTAAGAGCTCTGGATACCTATAGTCGTTGTAAACGCTATATCGATAATAACTACCTGACGCTGAAGTCTCTGGACGATATTGTCGTAGCTTGTCACGTCGATAAAAGCTACCTCTGCCGTATTTTTAAGCGCTTCATCAACAGTTCGCCCTATAAGTATCTCAATCATCTGAAAATGAACCGCGCCGCCCAAATGCTCTTGGATGAACAATATCTAGTTCGTGAAATCGCCGACATGCTGGGCTTTGACGATCCCTACCATTTTTCCCGCGCTTTCAAAAAAACCTTTGGAACATCCCCTCGCCACTTCGTCGTCAGTGCAACCCGTACCTAAGGTTCTCCGCATGCTCCAAAAGGCAGATTATACAAATGGTATAGATGAAATCTCAATGTGTTCCTTTCCGTCAAGTTCGGTAATACGTGAATCAACGATTTGTTTGATGACGTCTGGGAATAGAATGTTTTTCTGTTTGATGAGTTCTCTCATATCATCTCTGAGATTATCACACGCTTCCTGGGTTGCATTATTGGCGGTTTTGAATGTGAAAATGTACTGCTCCAGCAGCTGTTCGCTTTTGTTTGGTTTAAAGCAGGCGATATTCCATGCGACACAGGCAAATCGCAGGAGGTTTTCTTTTTCCTGACGAGAGTTCGCACGATCTAAAAAACCTGTCGCCATTTCGACAATCATTGATGACATTTTTGTGTTCATATAATGGTAAGGTGCCTTGCTTGCGCTATCAAAATTGTTTCAAATTCCACCGCGGAAACAAGGCGATGTTCGTCTGTGATTCGCCTCGACCAAAAACCAGTCAAATCTCGCGCCGTCGAGTGATTACGGCGGGATCATGATTATCACAGACTTGTTGCATCGTGTTCGCCAAGTTTTCGCGTGCCGCTGTATAAGTTATTGTTTTCGTAGGTGCGAGTGTGCCGTACACTTTAGCTGGGCTCAAGCTTTATTTTCTCTGTACATTATGCATGGATTTGCGCTGACATGATGCGACAAGGGGCAGGCAGGTATTGGTAAAATAGGGCAAGGCGTTGCCGCATTCAGCTCGCGTAGAATTTTCGTGAGGTATATCCTGCCAGCGGATAGGCGGCGATGAGTATCACCCCGAAAGGCAGGCCGATGAGGCCGGCAGCGAAGCAGCAGGCGGCTTGCAGGGGAAGCAGGTTGCGGATGAACAATCCGATGATGGGCGGGGTGGTGCGGGGAGAGAGTTTGGCCCCGAGTTTTTTTCCGCCCTGCAGGGCGAGAACCATTGCCGCGAGGGCGGGCAGTGCGGCCAGCCAATAAAGAATCCCTGAAAAAATCACCATACTGAAGCAGAGCAGGGCGGGTAGCCAGCGGCGAATGCGGACGTCGCTGCGTCTGGTTTCGTCGGCGGCGATAAAGGTGACAGAGGCGATATACCCTCCCGCAAGCAGTGCAAAAATGATAACTGCAACGGGCAGGCCTGATGAGACAACGGACGCGCCAAGAAGTACATTAAGACTGCGACACGTCCCCATGGACAGTCCACCGATCCATGGTACTTTTTTGAGCAGGTAATTATAGACCAAAATACAGAAGAGCAACGCGATGGCGATCCAGCCTGTGGTCCATGATGCTAGAAAGCCCAGGATGATGGCGATGCCCGTGAGCAGGATGCACGCTGTTCGGGCCGCTTTCAGAGAAATATGCCGGGCGGGAAGGGGGCGTTGGGGACGGTCACGCAGATCTTCGTGGATGTCCGCCAAATCGTTGCTGATCAAACCGACGATGTACAGCAGCAGTGAGGCCATGGTCGCGTATGCCAGCGACATAGAGAACACTCCTCCTGCCAGCAAAAAACCTGCGACGGGATCGCCGGGGACGGTAAACAGGTTGGGAAAACGGATGAGTTGTAACCAGTGGTTCCATCTTGATTTTGATTTAGTCATGATGTGTTTTCTTTTTTAGACAACGCATAACCAGCATGGCGATGAGGGGGAGCAGCATGGCTCCGGCGAATGCCAGCAGGAAGGAGTCCGTTTCTGTGGACGTAGCACCCAGTCCGGCGTATACCGCCGAAATACCTAGATTGGAAAGCACGCAGAGCAGGGTGAAAAGGCGCAACGGCATGCGACTCATGCCTGCAAACAGCATGACGGTTTCCGCCAGAACGGGGGCGGGTCGTGTTACAATAATCAATCCATTACCCCAGTGCTGATAGAGCGCGTCGAGTTTGGCTATATCGTGTTCGGTCAGGAAGCGCTGCCGTAAGGTGGTTCGTCCAAAACGTCCGATGGCGTACCCGATCAGACAGCTGATATTCATGCCCATCCACGATGCCAGCAATCCCCATCCAAAACCCAGCGCTGCGCTGCCTGCGGTACTGGCCAGACTGGACGGAATGGGCAGGATAATATCCGATGCGAGCAGGAAAAAGATGAAAAACCATGCCGCGACAGGATGCGAGGCGGACTGATGCAGTACGTGTTGCGTCAGTTCCGTAATTTGTGTTTCAAAGAGAAAGAAAGGAATAAGAATACCCGCAAAAATCAGCGTAATCAGTATTCCCCAGCGCAGGGAGGGATGTTTTATCATGAGAATCAGCGAGAATGTCCTATATAATGTCCGGTTGGCTTGGTGGCCGTAAACAGGCCGTGTTCCACGACGGTTTGGCCGTGCAGCAGAACCTGATCAATGACGCCTTTCAGGGTCATGCCTTCGTAGGCATTATAATCCACGTTCATGGACTGTTCTGCGGCGCGAATGGTTTTCTTTTTATCGGGATCAAAAACAACGATGTCCGCATCGGCGCCGGGTCGGATAGTGCCTTTGTTTTTTAGTCCAAAGAGGCGTGCCGGTTCTGCACTGCATGTTTTGACCATCTGTTGCAGGGATAGATGGCCTTGCGCCACACCCGCCGAATACATCAGCTCAATGCGGTTTTCAATGCCGGGCAATCCATTGGGAATCATTCTAAAGTCGTCTTTTCCCATCATTTTCTGCGTGGCATAATTGGTGGGCGCGTGATCGGTGGCCACCGTGTTGATCCATCCCTGCGCCAGCGCATTCCAGAGGATTTGCTGGTTGTATTTCTCACGCAGGGGAGGGGAGACCACCCATTTGGCACGTTCAAAACCGGAACCTTCACAGCGCGATTTATCCAGCAGCAGATAATGCGGACAGGTTTCTGCATAAACGGTCAGACCGCGTTTTCGTCCCTGCATGATTTCCTGCAGTGCTTCTTTGCAGCTCACATGAACAATATAAATTGGTGCGCCAGTCAGTTCCGCACAAGTTATGGCATGATGCACGCCTTCGGCTTCTACACAGGGCGGACGGCTGGCATAATGATATTCCGGACCGGTATGTCCTTCCGCCACCAAATCATCCCGCAGACGATCCACCAGCTCGGCATTTTCACAGTGGATCATGCTCAAAAGATGATGCTCCCTGGCAAACTGCAGGGTTTTGTAGAGGTCATCGTCGCTGATTCCACAGGAGTCTTTATAGGCCAGATAGAGTTTTATGGATCGCAGGCTGTCGGTCTCAATCAGTTCGCATAATTCCTTTTCAACGGATGCATTGAACGCGGATACGGTCATATGCAATCCGTGGTCACAAAAGGATTGTCCAACACTTTTATCCTTCCAGATATGCATGGCCTCACGAAGCGACTGACCCCGTTCCGGTGCCACAAAATCGAACAGACAGGTGGTGCCGCCCATGAGAGCCGCGCGACTGCCGGTTTCATAAGTGTCGGCGGTACATGTCCCGCTGAAAGGGAGATAAATATGCGTATGCACATCGATGAACCCCGGGAAAACCAGTTTCCCCTGAGCGTCGATCACCTCGGCATCGTCTGGCGCATCCATGTGCTGGCCCACCTGGGTGATCACTCCATTTTCAACCAGCACATCGCCCGCAAAATCGGCATCGGCGTTGACAATGTGTCCGCCACGAAGGATAATTCTATGCATTTTATTCCTCTTTCAGCTGCGTTAAACTGCGAGCCAGACGCACGGCCTCCATGGCATCAGCCGAATAGCCGTGGGCATTAATTTCATCTGCATAATTCTGGTCGACCACCGCGCCGCCAATCATGATTTTTGCCGGCAGCTTTTCCTTTTTTACCAGTTCAACGACATCGATCATCGACGTCATGGTGGTGGTCATCAAGGCCGACAGGCCGATGACCTTTGCGTCATGCTGTCTGGCCGCTTCGACAATCGTCTCGGCACTGACATTCTTGCCCAGATCAACGACGGTAAAGCCATAATTTCGTAACATCAGTGCTACGATGTTCTTGCCGATATCATGAATATCGCCTTTCACCGTGGCCAGAATCACGACAGGGCCCGCTTTTTTATCAGCACTGTTCTTTTGCAGCAACGGTTCCAGCTCTGTGAAGCCCGCGCGCATGGCATCGGCACTCATGATGAGTTGGGGCAGAAAATACTTTTTATCATCGAACAGCTGGCCGACCTTTTCGATTCCGGGAATGAGAAAATCATCCACGATGGCCGACGGCTCCAGTTCGGCCTTCACTGCCTGCTGAATCAGATTCGGCATGTCGTCTTTATCTCCAGCCAGCACCGCATCAAAGATGCACGCACCGGGAGATCGATTATCGATTTTTGGTTTAGGGGCTGTCAGTCCTTCCTGATTGCTGAATCGGCTGATATAGCGACGCAGCTGCGAATCCCTGCCGTTCAGTGCGTCGCCCGCAAAGACCAGATTCATCAACATGTCCGACGACGGATTGGCAATGGCCATGGACAGCCCCCGACTGATAGCCATGGTCAGAAAGGCCGCATTGGCCCAGGGCCGCTGAGGCAGTCCAAAGGATACATTGGACAGACCGCAAATGGTATTTACGCCCAGACCGCGACTGCACCATTCAATTAAATCCAGCGTGACAGATGCCGCTTCCGGATTCGATGAAACCGTCATGACTAGTCCGTCGACCACCACATCTGCGGCTTCATATCCGAATGGCGCGGCATGCGAGAGGATTTCTGTTACAATGGATTTACGTTCCTCCACCGTGGTCGGAATACCTTTGTCGTTCAACGGCAGAATAATAAACATGGCTCCGTATTTTGCGGCAATGGGCAGCATTTTTTCCAGCCGTTCCTTCTCTGCATTGATGGAATTCAACAGGGCGCGTCCGGGATAGATGCGCAGGGCCTTTTCAACCACTTCCGGCGACGAACTGTCGATGCACAGCGGCAGTGCGCTAATTTTCGAAAGCAGACTCACCGATTTGTGCATCATATCTTTTTCATCAATGCCCGAGAGACCCATATTCACATCAAGAATGGCGGCTCCGGCGGCGGCCTGATCGGCGGCATATTTCTTCACCAGCTGCAAACTGCCTGCGCGTAATTCCGCCTGAAGAGCTTTCTTCCCCGTGGGATTAATGCGTTCGCCCACCACAGAAAAGGGTTCATTCATCCGCATGGTGTGCGTCTGACGGGCGGACGAAACGGCACTGATGGATGTGATCTCCGGCACGCGCACGGTCAATGATTCAGATATTATATTGGCTTCTGCGATATACGAGGGTGCCGTACCACAGCAGCCGCCCAGAAGATTGACGCCGGCTTCTATAAAAGCGGGAACGTAGGAGGCAAATTCATTTGCGTCCATATCAAACACGGTTTTTCCGTCTTTCAGCTTGGGCATCCCCGCATTGGGCTTGGCCAGCAGGGGAACGGTGGCGCAGGGTTTGATCGAACGAATCACTTCCAGCATCTGTTCCGGGCCGGTGGAACAGTTACAGCCCACCGCATCGGCTCCCAGAGATTGGAGGGTGATTAATGCCGTCAGCGGATCGGTTCCCGTCAGGGTGCGTCCGCCGTCTTCATACGTCATGCTGACCATAACGGCCAGATCGCAGGTTTCACGAATCGCAATGAGTGCGGCACGGGCTTCCTGAATATCCATCATGGTTTCAATGACAAATCCGTCGACGCCGCCTTCCAGCAGACCCGCAACCTGTTCCTTGTATACCGCTACTGCGTCGTCAAAATCGAGATCGCCGAAGGGTTCAACAAATTGTCCGGTCGGGGCCATATCGCCGAAACAAAAACCGTCGCGGCCCATCGCCTGCCGTGATAGTCGTGCCAGATCGCGGTTCATTTCATGCACTTTGTCGCCCAGCCCGAATTCTTCCAGCTTGAGACGGTTGCAGCCGAAGGTGCAGGTGTACACAATCTGACTGCCTGCTGCGTGGTAGGCTTTCTGAATGTCGATGATTGATTGCGGATTTTCTAAAACCCATTGTTCGGGGCAGACGCCCTGCGGCATGCCTTTTAGTGCCAGTTGGGTTCCCGTCGCTCCATCGAGCAGTTTCAATGCGCCACTTGCGGCCCACGTTTTAAATTCTTTTCTATTCATGTTCTTCATATCCTGTTTCATTAACGACGCTTGAAATGGGGCCGAGACCGGCCAGTGCCAATACGGATTTCTCTGGCTGCATCAAGTAATTTTCCGAAATCGAAACACCTAGCTTATGCATTTCCGTGAGTTCAAACAATATTTTCTGGTGGCTCAAATGCAAATCACCATATCCCGGTGAAAATCTTCGTGCGGTCAGGGTTGTTCCGTTGCGTCGAATGATCGTTTTAATATAGCGGAAAAGCCAGCCCAGCGCAGCATCGGCCAGCTGCCCGCCTACCTGATCGAATATCACCGCATCGGCTGTCCGGCCTGTCTGCGTCATGGCGGCCACCGTATCCACGATGGTTCGGCCGCACGTTGTGCCGCCTAAGACCACGTGCGTGCATCCCTGCATCATTTTTACCACGTCTCTGCTGGTGATTGTGTGGCCGGTTTCCAACAGCAGGGTTTCTTCGGTGCGTGTCTGGATGGCTATGCTCGTCCATATTCCACGCGGATGACAGAAGGTGATGGCCTCATCGATGACGGCGTGGACGGCCCGTTCCTGCTCGTGCGTCATTTCTGTATTGTTGCGTCGATAACCTAGACGATAAAGAACCAGGTTGCGCGGGCATTCAGCAGGGATATTGTCTATAAGAAGCGGTCTTTTTTTCATAAATTAAGTTTACTGTGCTTTGTGATGGAGGGGAGGCGGATTTCTGTGGTGGTTCCCTCATTTACGATGGATTCCACATGCATGGTTCCTCCGTGTTCCTGAATGATGCCCAGTGCGATGGGAAGACCGAGACCTGTACCGCCGCTGTTACGTTTGGTTGTATAAAAGGGGTCAAAGAGGCGCGGAATATCTTCGGGACGGATGCCCATTCCGCCATCAGCGATGCGCAGAACCACCTCATTGCGAAGAGGATCAAAGTACGTAGCAACCTCTAGCGTCTGGTCGCGATGCGTCAGTGCCTGGCAGGAATTGGTGATAATATTAAGAATGGCCTGATCCAGTCGCTGAACGTGGCCGTTTATCTTGGGAAGATCCTCTGCAAAGCTTGCAGAATGGTAGGCCGTCGCTCTCTTAATGGTGTTTTTCATCAAGGTCAGTGCTGTGCGAACGATATCATTGACGTTTACCGGTGCAAACAGATCGGATGGACTGCTGCGCGATAATGTGTTTAACTCCTTGATGATATTCTTGATGCGTACGGCTCCATTGTATATGTCATCCAGTAATATATTTATTTCATCCCGCATTTCTACATAGGAACCATATCCCATATTAAAGTCGCCATGATCTGCCAGATGCTGATCGAGAAGGGGGATGATTGCATTCCAGGCTTCTTTGACGATGGGCGTATTCATGGTTACGAAGCTGTTGGGATTGTTGATTTCATGCGCTACTCCGGCCACCAGGTTGCCCAGCATGACTTGGCGATCCGCCTGCATCAGCTGTTCGCTGCGGATGTGTGCTTCTTGTTCCGCGATGCGCTGCTGGGTGATATCAACAAAGGTAACGAGGACGCGGCTGTATTTTTTTTCGGTATGCGGCTGTACGAACCAGCGTTCGAGTAAATACAGTGCTTTTCCATCGTTGTTTTGATAACGCCCCTCGCCGCTCATGGATGTCTGACGGCGTGTGATCATTTCAATGACTTTGGCCAGCCGGTTGGTCTGTTCATTTTTGAAGATGCCAGCAATGTGCTGGAGCGCATCGATTTTTCCCCGATATCCAAACAGTGCCAGTGCCGAGCGATTGATGTCAATGGCACGCAGAAGATTCAGACACCATTGTGTTTCGTTGGGTTTCTGCGCTAAAAAATCAGTGAAATCGACGACCCCGAGGCGATGAATCCGCTCGGTGTATTCACATAATCTGCACAAATCCAATTCAATAATGGCAACAGGCGAATCTTCAAACATATGCCGGTAGCGCTCTTCGTTTTGACGGACAATTTCTTGCACTTCCTCCCGTTCTGTCACGTCGCGAAGGGTGAGCAATACGGCCTTTTTCTGTCCCCATGGAATGAGTGATGCCGTGATGTCCATGGGTATAAATACCCCGTCAAAGCGTTGCGTAAAGCGCATGGTTACGGTGTTCTGCTCCGCATAATCTATGGGTAGATAGCCACTTCGATCGTGGTCGTGTTTTTTTAGCAGAGTCGAAAAGGACTGATTGATGAGCTGTTGCGGATCATAGCCCAGAATGCGCATGCTCGCATCGTTGACCTGAAGCATTTTGCCTGTGTCGGCATCCACCACCATGATGACATCGACCGATCCGTTGAACATAACGCGAAAACGCTCCTCCGATAGTTGCAAATGGGTGTCGCGTTTCTGCCTCTGGATCAAGGATGCAAATAGGTCGGCCGCTGTGCGCAGCGCGGCCCGTTCAAGCGGTCGCATGGAAGCGTTGTTCTGGCTGAAATCGAAGGCGATGGTTCCCCACCAGCTGCCTTCCACAATGATAGGGGTTATGATGAACGAACGGATGTTTATTTTTCGGAGCAGTCGCTGGGTACTGGCGGGCAGTTCTGTGGTCTGAACGACGAGGGTTCTGCCCGCCGCCAGTTCTGCTTTCAGCGTCGATCCCAGATAACGCGTGATGCTGACATGGGAAAGAGGAATATGCAGCGATGGGCCTGGTGCACGAAACCAGAAATAGCGTTCTGTCATCCGCTGTTCCCCGTCTTGGTCGCACGTATTTTCAAAGATGAAAATACCGGAACATTCGGTGGTCATGCCCAGTTTCTGAAGTACACACTGTACACTGTTTTGATCCAGGCCGGACTTGAGCAGAATTTCCGCCGTTCCGTTTACTGCATCGAGAATATTGCGGTGCCGAACCAGGTGCTGCTCTGTTTCTTTGCGTATATGTTCCAATGTCAGTATGTTAGCCGCAGTAGTCATCACGTTTATGAGCTCATGCAGAATGGTGTGCGGGTCGGTACTTCCGATGATCAGGCACCCGTGAATGGTTCCGCTTGCTATCAGGGGAACCGCGAGTACCGATTCGGCACCGGCTGCGACGATGGTGAAATCTTTGTATGCTGGATTGCTCTGTAGGTCGGCAAACACTTTCCGCTTTTTCAACTTCATAACGATGGCCGTAAAGGTGACATGCATCGGAACTTTGAGAATATCGTCAAATTGCATGGCGTGTTCTTTCAGAAACGCACTTTTGACATTTATCGTGTCCTCCCCTTCGTTTTTGAGACAAATGCAGACGAATAGTCCGTCAAGATATTTGGCAATGAGCGGTGCCACCATATACGATGCATCGGCATCGGTTTGTTCTTTCTGAAAATGATCTGCCAGATCATTGATGATGTGCTCGTTAATGCTTAATACGGCTTCAGTGGTCCATTGACTGAGGATAACACGAACCAGCTCCGGGTGGTGTTCTTCATAATGCAGGCTTACATAAATGGGAGCAGAGCCCGTATCATTGCGGATCATCGCCTTAAACTGTACGTCCGATCCCGGTCGCAGCGCGGTAATGCGTTGGAATGCCTCGTCCTTCTCTTTGCCTGGAAAGATCTCTGCAAGGGAACGACCGATAAGGGATGCAGCAGTACGGCCGAGTAAACGAAACATGCGTTCGTTGGCATCAGTAATCAATCCGCTCGTTAGACAGAATCGCAGTGCCGCCGGATCGATCAGCCCCAGATCCGGGGTGCTGGTTGAGGATGTGTCCGCTACGGAATCCAGCGTTTTATTACGGTGTTCCATGTCCCGTCCGTTTTCCAGGTGGTTAAAAGGTTGTTTAATGTATCGCGCAGTGCTTCGTCATTGCGACGGACAGCCCACGCCATATGTTCTTTGGTAAAGGGCACATTTAGCGATGTCAATATCGATTCGGAACGGGCCGCCGCCCATCCCACCGCCGGCCCGTCGCTTATGAGCAGGTCAATGCGCATGCGGTGCGGTCCCAGATCCCATACCGCATCATGAATACTCGCATAACTGATCTTCTTTGCATAAGGACATTCGCTTGTGACAAACATATCCGCCGTGCTGCCCCGAATAACACCAATGCGCGCTGTCGATTTCGTGATGTCTTTGGCCGTTTTATAAAGCGCACTGTCCGTCACGCGTAGCAGTGCCTTTTGTCCCACCTCAAAATAGGGCGACGTAAAGGCCACGCGAGCCCGTCGCCCCTGAGTGATCGACATCCCCGACATAATGACATCAATGTCCCCCTCCAGCAGTGCCGGAATCAGGCTGTTCCATTCCATCGGCACAAAAACCACCGGGCGACCCAGACTTCCTGCCGCCAATCGTGCAAAATCCGCATCCACACCCACATATTCATCCTTCTGCGCGAAAATAATGGGTGCATAATCCGGGAAAATGCCCACCCGTAGTGCCGCCCCCGCCGATGCTGACACCGGTCGGCTCGTACGGCATCCCGAAAAAAGAACCATTCCCGCCACAAGAATACCCCGCAGTATCCACTTCGCCAGCGTTGCCTTCCCGCGCCTATATTGATTTCCGAATAATCCTGCATCACACATCACATTACCCTCATTTAGCATTTTTGTGAGCATACGTGTTCGCCCCCAGCTTGGCAAGCACTGTGTTTCACAGAAAAGGGACTGACCCATAATAATTTTTATGTTGACATGCGGTCGGTGATTTGTTGTGAATGCGGCATGAGAAGAAAACGGATAAAACGGGATAGATTGGCGTGCTATCATCTTATTACACGGGTGGTGATGCGGCAGATGTTGTTGGGGGATGAGGAGAAACGGGAATTGCATCGGTTGATTCGGCGAGTGGAGGGATTTACCGGGGTGAAGGTGCTGACGTATGCTCTGATGACGAATCATGTGCATATTCTGGTGGAGGAGCCGGATCGGAATACGGTCGTGGGTGATGAGGAATTGGTGGAGCGGTTGCGGTATTTGTATGGGGAGATGGGGACGAAGGAGATTCTGGGGAGATGGGCGACGTGGACAGAGCGGGGGATGCTGGATGCTGTGGAGGACGACCGGATGCGGTATCGTCGGAGGATGCATGATATTTCGGAGTTTATGAAGCAGATTAAGCAGCGTTTTACCTGTTGGTATCATCGTAGACACGGGACGTGCGGTACGATTTGGCAGGATCGATTTAAGAGTGTCCTGGTGGAAGATGGGGCGGCATTGCGTACGATGGCGGCGTATATCGAGATGAACCCGGTTCGTGCGGGGCTGGTGGATGATCCGAAGGCATATCGTTATTGCGGGTTCGGAGAAGCGATGGGCGGGGTGTCGTCGGCCCGCAGAGGGGTTGAGCGGATATCCAGGGCACTGGTGGAGGCCGATGGCTGGGACACTGTTTCTCAAACGTATTTTGAACATGTACTGATGTATGAAGAGGTTCGGAATAACCGGAATCTGGTGTATATGGATCAGGATATGCTGCGTGAGAAAATGAAGGCCAAGGTACGATTGACAAAGTTTGAACGATTGCTTTGTCGATGTCGGTATTACACGGCTGGTCAGGTTGTGGGGGAGAAGGATTTTGTGGAAGACTTCTTTGTGGAGCATCGCGATTA
Above is a genomic segment from Spartobacteria bacterium containing:
- a CDS encoding PAS domain S-box protein — encoded protein: MEHRNKTLDSVADTSSTSTPDLGLIDPAALRFCLTSGLITDANERMFRLLGRTAASLIGRSLAEIFPGKEKDEAFQRITALRPGSDVQFKAMIRNDTGSAPIYVSLHYEEHHPELVRVILSQWTTEAVLSINEHIINDLADHFQKEQTDADASYMVAPLIAKYLDGLFVCICLKNEGEDTINVKSAFLKEHAMQFDDILKVPMHVTFTAIVMKLKKRKVFADLQSNPAYKDFTIVAAGAESVLAVPLIASGTIHGCLIIGSTDPHTILHELINVMTTAANILTLEHIRKETEQHLVRHRNILDAVNGTAEILLKSGLDQNSVQCVLQKLGMTTECSGIFIFENTCDQDGEQRMTERYFWFRAPGPSLHIPLSHVSITRYLGSTLKAELAAGRTLVVQTTELPASTQRLLRKINIRSFIITPIIVEGSWWGTIAFDFSQNNASMRPLERAALRTAADLFASLIQRQKRDTHLQLSEERFRVMFNGSVDVIMVVDADTGKMLQVNDASMRILGYDPQQLINQSFSTLLKKHDHDRSGYLPIDYAEQNTVTMRFTQRFDGVFIPMDITASLIPWGQKKAVLLTLRDVTEREEVQEIVRQNEERYRHMFEDSPVAIIELDLCRLCEYTERIHRLGVVDFTDFLAQKPNETQWCLNLLRAIDINRSALALFGYRGKIDALQHIAGIFKNEQTNRLAKVIEMITRRQTSMSGEGRYQNNDGKALYLLERWFVQPHTEKKYSRVLVTFVDITQQRIAEQEAHIRSEQLMQADRQVMLGNLVAGVAHEINNPNSFVTMNTPIVKEAWNAIIPLLDQHLADHGDFNMGYGSYVEMRDEINILLDDIYNGAVRIKNIIKELNTLSRSSPSDLFAPVNVNDIVRTALTLMKNTIKRATAYHSASFAEDLPKINGHVQRLDQAILNIITNSCQALTHRDQTLEVATYFDPLRNEVVLRIADGGMGIRPEDIPRLFDPFYTTKRNSGGTGLGLPIALGIIQEHGGTMHVESIVNEGTTTEIRLPSITKHSKLNL
- a CDS encoding transporter substrate-binding domain-containing protein, coding for MQFPFLLIPQQHLPHHHPCNKMIARQSIPFYPFSSHAAFTTNHRPHVNIKIIMGQSLFCETQCLPSWGRTRMLTKMLNEGNVMCDAGLFGNQYRRGKATLAKWILRGILVAGMVLFSGCRTSRPVSASAGAALRVGIFPDYAPIIFAQKDEYVGVDADFARLAAGSLGRPVVFVPMEWNSLIPALLEGDIDVIMSGMSITQGRRARVAFTSPYFEVGQKALLRVTDSALYKTAKDITKSTARIGVIRGSTADMFVTSECPYAKKISYASIHDAVWDLGPHRMRIDLLISDGPAVGWAAARSESILTSLNVPFTKEHMAWAVRRNDEALRDTLNNLLTTWKTDGTWNTVIKRWIP